In bacterium, a single genomic region encodes these proteins:
- a CDS encoding DNA-directed RNA polymerase subunit beta' produces MSSTTDFDAITIGLASPREIRSWSFGEVKKPETINYRTYKPERDGLFCERIFGPTRDWECHCGKYKKVKFKGIKCDRCGVEVTRSKVRRERMGHIELAAPVCHSWYLKGVPSPISLLLDMSRRTLEEVVYFASYIVTSVNVEKMQRRRADILAAINEEKQAILDSRDQEVVRLREEYEEGLRQSQEREAEEAAAEEELEAEPEEGVEEEEEEVSEVEEDGEELGLDEELEELSDDEDMLDEDGYPAMSESESAWGSPMTEEELSRRIMKAQEVTHRLDELTAAAELLFKLTPKMLISEMEYRRLVELLEVCEERLDGSFADLFKAGLGAEAVRDLLSEIDLDELAHDLRQEIDERTGARRLRAVKRLRVVEAFRSSRNRPEWMILEVIPVLPPELRPMVQLDGGRFATSDLNDLYRRVINRNNRLRRIIEINAPESIINHERRLLQEAVDALIDNSRRSRPVTGSNRRPLKSLSDMLKGKEGRFRKNLLGKRVDYSGRSVIVVGPELHLHQCGLPREMALELFKPFVMNRLVEQGHTTNIKTAKRMVDRLRSEVWDALEEVIDDHPVLLNRAPTLHRLGIQAFEPVLIDGKAIQLHPLVCEAFNADFDGDQMAVHVPLSAHAQAEARLLMLASRNLFKPADGAPICAPKYDIVLGSYYMTQENKTGLGAGKVFQNAEAVIAAYQHRKVDLHASVTVRLPQIFLEAYEKKTREMPLDPQLDLDIRRIVAEVVGDEHPVRDRRIEFTLTKDMMEEEELPYRGQWKERFSEIPELRVPIVDKTEALVDALKTRLQEACDGGYFPVNGRIVTGCHRVRLETTPGRVIFNRVLPLDMPFLNHDIAKEELGNTVRRVYQSYGQERTAQLLDDLKEQGFKYATRSGLSICIDDTDVPTRREEIISRTEREVNRINEAARRGYILEDEREQRVLELWQSAREEVADDILNNIDSFNSIWMMTNSGARANRSHISQISGMRGLMSDPFGRLIEDLPVKSNFHEGLNVLEYFVATHGARKGLADTALRTADAGYLTRRLVDVAQDVMIRDFDCGTTDGVWVSNMYAQELHCPVCGQEDVLREGKCEYCDTELPITATEVLQKLEDRIIGRTAAETIFNPETGEVIVPAKDEVDERAARHIVEAGIKKVKVSSPLTCELRSGICAKCYGRDLARQKLVEPGTAVGIIAAQSIGEPGTQLTMRTFHTGGVAGQYITGVADVKKRKQQALRSLHADIDKGVVSLEVAGQGRARRKAIKEMLKVLETPVHGLLRVVELFEARTPKGQAITAQVDGTVAGIETTGLRSVIIHSEHSIDDLRVIRGERLAEDVGSPDGKTKLARAGEKLLKKVRMRLKKAGVTHVKIATAHLVPYRGELFVREGTEVRAGDRLTMGPVDPQNILDMKGTDGVQDYLLREVQTVYKAQGVAINDKHIEVIIRQMLKKRKIKDHGDTRFLPGEISDRFDFEDENRRVREFGGREATAEPILLGITQASLATESFLSAASFQRTTRVLTEAACGHKRDPLLGLKENVIIGRLIPAGSGMPTHRDRDITMADGAIPEFVPPKREETPEEAVQKLISEFGRLQEAVPELDLSDLPDLEDDVEDVEEDEE; encoded by the coding sequence TTGAGTTCCACAACCGATTTCGACGCGATTACTATCGGTCTGGCTTCTCCCCGTGAGATCCGCAGTTGGTCTTTTGGCGAAGTCAAGAAGCCTGAGACCATCAACTACCGCACGTACAAGCCGGAACGCGACGGCCTGTTCTGCGAGCGCATCTTCGGGCCCACCCGCGACTGGGAATGCCACTGCGGCAAGTACAAGAAGGTCAAGTTCAAGGGCATCAAGTGCGACCGGTGCGGGGTCGAGGTGACGCGGAGCAAGGTGCGGCGCGAGCGGATGGGCCACATCGAGCTGGCCGCCCCCGTGTGCCACAGCTGGTACCTCAAGGGCGTGCCGAGCCCCATCAGCCTGCTGCTGGACATGTCGCGCCGGACGCTGGAGGAGGTCGTGTACTTCGCCTCCTACATCGTCACCAGTGTGAACGTGGAGAAGATGCAGCGGCGGCGCGCGGACATCCTGGCCGCCATCAACGAGGAGAAGCAGGCCATTCTCGACTCGCGCGACCAGGAAGTCGTGCGGCTGCGCGAGGAGTATGAGGAGGGGCTGCGACAGAGCCAGGAGCGCGAGGCTGAGGAGGCCGCCGCCGAGGAGGAACTCGAAGCCGAGCCGGAGGAGGGAGTGGAGGAGGAAGAGGAGGAGGTCAGCGAGGTCGAGGAGGACGGCGAGGAGCTGGGTCTGGACGAGGAACTCGAAGAGCTGTCCGACGACGAGGACATGCTGGACGAGGACGGCTACCCGGCGATGTCCGAGAGCGAGAGCGCCTGGGGCTCGCCGATGACCGAGGAAGAGCTGAGCCGGCGCATCATGAAGGCGCAGGAAGTCACGCACCGGCTGGATGAGCTGACCGCGGCCGCCGAACTGCTGTTCAAGCTGACCCCCAAGATGCTGATCTCCGAGATGGAGTACCGGCGCCTGGTGGAGCTGCTGGAAGTCTGCGAGGAGCGCCTGGATGGCAGCTTCGCCGACCTGTTCAAGGCCGGGTTGGGCGCCGAGGCCGTGCGGGACCTGCTCAGCGAGATTGACCTGGACGAGCTGGCCCACGACCTGCGGCAGGAGATTGACGAGCGCACCGGCGCGCGGCGCCTGCGCGCCGTCAAGCGCCTGCGCGTCGTCGAGGCCTTCCGCAGCAGCCGGAACCGCCCGGAGTGGATGATCCTGGAGGTCATCCCGGTGCTGCCGCCCGAGTTGCGCCCGATGGTGCAGCTCGACGGTGGGCGCTTCGCCACCTCCGACCTGAACGACCTGTACCGCCGGGTCATCAACCGCAACAACCGCCTGCGGCGCATCATCGAGATCAATGCGCCCGAGTCGATCATCAACCACGAGCGGCGCCTGCTGCAGGAGGCTGTGGACGCGCTGATTGACAACAGCCGCCGCAGCCGCCCGGTGACAGGCAGCAACCGCCGGCCGCTGAAGTCGCTGTCGGACATGCTCAAGGGCAAGGAAGGCCGGTTCCGCAAGAACCTGCTGGGCAAGCGCGTGGATTACTCGGGCCGCTCGGTCATCGTGGTCGGCCCCGAGCTACACCTGCACCAGTGCGGCCTGCCCCGCGAGATGGCCCTGGAGCTGTTCAAGCCGTTCGTGATGAACCGGCTGGTGGAGCAGGGGCACACGACCAACATCAAGACCGCCAAGCGCATGGTGGACCGGCTGCGCAGCGAGGTGTGGGACGCGCTGGAGGAGGTCATTGACGACCATCCCGTGCTGCTGAACCGCGCCCCGACGCTGCATCGCCTCGGCATCCAGGCTTTCGAGCCGGTGCTGATTGATGGCAAGGCGATCCAGCTTCACCCGCTGGTGTGCGAGGCCTTCAACGCCGACTTCGACGGCGACCAGATGGCCGTGCACGTGCCGCTGTCGGCGCACGCACAGGCCGAGGCGCGGCTGCTGATGCTGGCCTCGCGGAACCTGTTCAAGCCGGCGGACGGCGCTCCGATCTGCGCCCCGAAGTACGACATCGTGCTGGGCTCGTACTACATGACCCAGGAGAACAAGACGGGTCTGGGCGCCGGGAAGGTCTTCCAGAACGCCGAGGCCGTCATCGCGGCGTACCAGCACCGCAAGGTGGACCTGCACGCCAGCGTCACCGTGCGGCTGCCGCAGATTTTCCTGGAAGCCTATGAGAAGAAGACGCGCGAGATGCCGCTGGACCCGCAGCTCGACCTGGACATCCGCCGCATCGTGGCCGAGGTGGTCGGGGACGAGCACCCGGTGCGCGACCGGCGCATCGAGTTCACGCTGACCAAGGACATGATGGAGGAAGAGGAGCTGCCGTACCGCGGGCAGTGGAAGGAGCGCTTCTCGGAGATCCCCGAGCTGCGCGTCCCCATCGTGGACAAGACGGAGGCCCTGGTTGACGCCCTCAAGACCCGTCTGCAGGAGGCCTGCGACGGCGGGTACTTCCCGGTCAACGGGCGGATCGTGACGGGCTGCCACCGGGTGCGCCTGGAGACCACGCCGGGCCGCGTCATCTTCAACCGCGTGCTGCCGCTGGACATGCCCTTCCTGAACCACGACATCGCCAAGGAAGAGCTGGGCAACACCGTGCGGCGCGTCTACCAGAGCTACGGCCAGGAGCGGACGGCGCAGTTGCTGGACGACCTGAAGGAGCAGGGCTTCAAGTACGCCACGCGCTCGGGTCTGTCCATCTGCATTGACGACACGGACGTGCCGACGCGGCGCGAGGAGATCATCTCCCGCACCGAGCGCGAGGTCAACCGCATCAATGAGGCGGCGCGGCGCGGCTACATCCTGGAAGACGAGCGCGAGCAGCGGGTGCTGGAGCTGTGGCAGAGCGCGCGCGAGGAAGTCGCCGACGACATCCTCAACAACATTGACAGCTTCAACTCGATCTGGATGATGACCAACTCCGGGGCGCGCGCCAACCGCAGCCACATCTCGCAGATCAGCGGGATGCGCGGTCTGATGAGCGATCCGTTTGGCCGCCTGATCGAGGACCTGCCCGTCAAGAGCAACTTCCACGAAGGCCTGAACGTGCTGGAGTACTTCGTGGCAACCCACGGCGCGCGCAAGGGCCTGGCGGACACCGCCCTGCGCACCGCTGACGCCGGCTACCTGACCCGGCGCCTGGTGGACGTCGCCCAGGACGTCATGATCCGCGACTTCGACTGCGGCACCACCGACGGCGTATGGGTCTCGAACATGTACGCCCAGGAGTTGCACTGCCCCGTGTGCGGCCAGGAGGACGTGCTGCGCGAGGGCAAGTGCGAGTACTGCGACACCGAACTGCCCATCACGGCGACCGAGGTGCTGCAGAAGCTCGAGGACCGCATCATCGGCCGGACCGCCGCCGAAACCATCTTCAACCCCGAGACCGGTGAAGTGATCGTGCCGGCCAAGGACGAGGTTGACGAGCGGGCCGCGCGACACATCGTCGAGGCCGGGATCAAGAAGGTCAAGGTGTCGTCGCCGCTGACGTGCGAGCTGCGCAGCGGGATCTGCGCCAAGTGCTATGGCCGCGACCTGGCCCGCCAGAAGCTCGTGGAGCCGGGGACCGCGGTAGGCATCATCGCCGCCCAGTCCATCGGCGAGCCGGGCACGCAGCTCACCATGCGCACCTTCCACACCGGCGGCGTCGCCGGCCAGTACATCACCGGCGTCGCGGACGTGAAGAAGCGCAAGCAGCAGGCCCTGCGCTCCCTGCACGCCGACATTGACAAGGGCGTTGTGTCGCTGGAAGTGGCGGGCCAGGGCCGAGCCCGGCGCAAGGCCATCAAGGAAATGCTCAAGGTGCTCGAGACGCCCGTGCATGGTCTGCTGCGCGTTGTGGAGCTGTTCGAGGCGCGCACACCCAAGGGGCAGGCCATCACGGCCCAGGTGGACGGGACGGTCGCGGGCATCGAGACCACCGGTCTGCGCAGCGTCATCATCCACTCCGAGCACAGCATTGACGACCTGCGGGTGATCCGTGGGGAGCGGCTGGCCGAGGACGTGGGGTCGCCGGACGGCAAGACGAAGCTGGCGCGTGCGGGCGAGAAGCTGCTCAAGAAGGTCCGCATGCGGCTGAAGAAGGCCGGCGTGACCCATGTGAAGATCGCGACCGCTCACCTGGTACCCTACCGCGGCGAGCTGTTTGTCCGCGAGGGGACCGAGGTGCGCGCGGGCGACCGGCTGACGATGGGCCCGGTGGACCCGCAGAACATCCTGGACATGAAGGGCACCGACGGCGTGCAGGACTACCTGCTGCGCGAGGTGCAGACGGTGTACAAGGCCCAGGGCGTGGCGATCAACGACAAACACATCGAGGTCATCATCCGCCAGATGCTCAAGAAGCGGAAGATCAAGGACCACGGCGACACGCGGTTCCTGCCGGGCGAGATCTCCGACCGGTTCGACTTCGAGGACGAGAACCGGCGGGTGCGGGAGTTCGGCGGCCGCGAGGCGACGGCCGAGCCAATCCTGCTGGGGATCACGCAGGCGTCGCTGGCGACCGAGAGCTTCCTGTCGGCGGCGAGCTTCCAGCGCACCACGCGCGTGCTGACCGAGGCGGCGTGCGGGCACAAGCGCGACCCGCTGCTGGGCCTCAAGGAGAACGTCATCATCGGCCGCCTGATCCCGGCGGGGAGCGGCATGCCGACCCACCGCGACCGCGACATCACGATGGCGGACGGGGCCATCCCCGAGTTCGTGCCGCCCAAGCGTGAGGAGACACCGGAGGAGGCCGTGCAGAAGCTCATCAGCGAGTTTGGGCGACTGCAGGAGGCCGTGCCGGAGTTGGACCTGAGCGACCTACCCGACCTCGAGGATGATGTGGAGGACGTAGAGGAGGACGAGGAGTAG